A single genomic interval of Psychroserpens sp. NJDZ02 harbors:
- the dxs gene encoding 1-deoxy-D-xylulose-5-phosphate synthase, whose translation MQNKLLHTIDSPEQLRLLKQDDLPILAKELRDFIINIVATKEGHLGASLGVIELTIALHYVFNTPKDQLVWDVGHQAYGHKILTGRRDNFESNRQLGGLSGFPNRSESPFDTFGVGHSSTSISAALGMAIASNLKGDLDIQHIAVIGDASIASGMAFEGLNHAGVTDANLLVILNDNAIGIDPSVGALKQYLTNVKKGTEKQDNIFEALNFDYSGPIDGHDLPLIIEELKRLKNVKGPKFLHVITTKGKGLRQAEENQVTYHAPGKFNKDTGELNPKSDIKQPPKYQDVFGHTIVELATQNEKIIGITPAMPTGSSLKYMMEQMPDRAFDVGIAEQHAVTFAAGLATQGMIPFCNIYSTFLQRAYDQVIHDVALQNLPVIFCLDRAGLVGEDGATHHGVYDIAYLRCVPNLILFAPRNEIELRNIMYTAQLGLEHPIAIRYPRGRGITLDWQQPFSKIEIGKGQRLKKGSKIAILSIGSIAKNITEAFDLMEDISTFSHYDLRFIKPLDIIMLHEVLKSHETIITIEDASVIGGFGSAIAEFSAEHNYHNTLIIKGIPDQFIEHGTILELQQSIELDPISLSLFLKKMAN comes from the coding sequence GTGCAAAACAAACTCCTACATACCATTGATTCTCCAGAACAACTTCGCTTATTAAAACAAGACGATTTACCTATTCTTGCTAAAGAGCTACGTGATTTTATAATTAATATCGTTGCCACTAAAGAAGGCCATTTAGGCGCTAGTCTCGGCGTAATCGAATTAACTATTGCTTTACATTATGTATTCAACACACCAAAAGACCAACTCGTTTGGGACGTTGGACATCAAGCCTATGGACACAAAATATTAACCGGTAGACGCGATAATTTTGAAAGCAATAGACAACTAGGCGGTCTCAGTGGTTTTCCTAACAGATCAGAGAGTCCGTTTGACACTTTTGGCGTTGGTCACTCCTCTACCTCTATTTCGGCTGCCCTAGGTATGGCAATTGCTTCTAATTTAAAAGGCGATTTAGACATACAACATATTGCGGTAATTGGAGACGCCTCTATTGCTAGTGGGATGGCTTTTGAAGGCTTAAATCACGCAGGCGTTACAGATGCCAACCTTTTAGTTATTTTAAACGACAATGCTATTGGTATTGACCCAAGTGTTGGTGCATTAAAACAATATTTGACTAATGTAAAAAAAGGCACAGAAAAGCAAGACAATATTTTTGAAGCTTTAAATTTTGATTATTCTGGACCGATAGATGGCCATGACTTACCACTAATAATTGAAGAATTAAAGCGTTTAAAAAACGTAAAAGGCCCTAAGTTTTTACACGTTATTACCACTAAAGGTAAAGGCTTACGTCAAGCAGAAGAAAATCAAGTTACTTACCATGCGCCTGGAAAATTTAACAAAGACACAGGGGAACTAAACCCAAAATCAGACATAAAACAACCGCCTAAATATCAAGATGTTTTTGGGCATACTATCGTTGAGTTAGCAACACAAAACGAAAAAATTATTGGAATAACCCCCGCAATGCCGACTGGTAGTTCTTTAAAATATATGATGGAGCAAATGCCTGACCGTGCTTTTGATGTCGGTATTGCAGAACAACATGCGGTTACTTTTGCTGCAGGATTAGCCACTCAAGGCATGATTCCTTTTTGCAATATCTACTCCACCTTTTTACAACGTGCTTACGACCAAGTTATACATGACGTTGCTTTACAAAACCTGCCTGTTATATTCTGTTTAGATCGCGCCGGTTTAGTAGGAGAAGATGGAGCAACACATCATGGTGTTTACGACATCGCTTATTTACGATGTGTACCAAACCTCATCTTGTTTGCTCCCAGAAACGAAATTGAGCTACGTAACATTATGTATACTGCACAATTAGGATTAGAACACCCTATCGCTATTAGATACCCTAGAGGACGTGGTATAACTTTAGATTGGCAGCAACCATTTTCTAAAATTGAAATAGGAAAAGGACAACGTCTTAAAAAAGGAAGTAAAATCGCAATATTATCTATAGGGAGTATTGCAAAAAATATAACTGAAGCTTTTGATTTAATGGAAGATATCTCTACTTTTTCCCATTATGATTTACGCTTTATAAAGCCTTTGGACATAATAATGCTTCATGAAGTCTTAAAATCTCACGAAACGATCATTACAATTGAAGACGCCTCTGTTATCGGCGGTTTTGGTAGTGCAATAGCTGAATTTTCAGCAGAACACAACTACCACAATACGTTAATTATAAAAGGAATCCCTGATCAATTTATAGAACATGGTACTATCCTAGAGCTACAGCAATCTATAGAGCTAGACCCCATAAGTTTAAGTTTATTTCTAAAAAAAATGGCAAACTAA
- a CDS encoding fibronectin type III domain-containing protein, producing MNKLIKVIPILLSALVFVACGGSDDGGEAPVPNTAPTAVSNLVYPSSDLLCIDTTILFEWSAATDVDNDVINYRLTVATDRNLTNIVEQIPTTSTTRLITLEPATAYYWNVVAFDGEDEAEASPTLAFYTEGTGVSNYAPFAASINAPGLDAFLDAGTTVLDWTGSDVDASDALTYDLFFGETADPVLVQSGLATSTFDVTTVAATTYYWRVDTTDDSDVKSIGQVWSFSTN from the coding sequence ATGAATAAGTTAATAAAAGTAATACCTATATTATTATCCGCATTGGTGTTCGTTGCCTGCGGAGGAAGTGATGACGGAGGAGAAGCTCCTGTTCCTAATACAGCACCAACAGCTGTATCAAACTTAGTGTATCCTAGTTCAGATTTATTATGTATCGATACTACTATTTTATTTGAGTGGTCTGCCGCTACAGATGTTGATAATGATGTTATAAATTATAGATTGACCGTAGCAACAGATAGAAATCTAACTAATATTGTTGAGCAAATACCAACGACTAGTACGACAAGGTTAATTACGTTAGAGCCAGCAACAGCTTATTATTGGAATGTCGTTGCGTTTGATGGTGAAGATGAAGCAGAAGCTTCTCCAACCTTAGCATTTTACACGGAGGGTACAGGTGTTTCAAATTATGCGCCGTTTGCAGCTTCTATAAATGCACCAGGATTAGATGCTTTTTTGGATGCAGGAACAACAGTCTTAGATTGGACTGGGAGTGATGTTGATGCTAGTGATGCATTAACTTATGATTTGTTTTTTGGAGAGACTGCAGATCCTGTTTTAGTGCAATCGGGTCTAGCAACTTCTACGTTTGATGTTACAACAGTAGCTGCTACAACATATTATTGGAGAGTAGATACAACAGATGATAGTGATGTAAAAAGTATTGGGCAAGTTTGGTCGTTTAGCACAAACTAA
- a CDS encoding thrombospondin type 3 repeat-containing protein: MKKKITILTLCVLVCIALFTLSKNNDIEIIEQSETRSIHKKNLENSPFKDVLKLSKPERRAAGLTPNKYYEQEWELTMNPVLGRPTSEGLKQIKADQQLKRQAFLASGRVPGDGLDNSWLERGPNNVGGRTRAIMFDPNDATNETLFAGGVSGGLWKNTNISNVNSSWIRVDIAENLAVTCITYDPNNSNIFYLGTGESYVSGDVNGDGVWKSEDAGVSWTKVLGGISGPTTVETIINTVTINSPSGIAGEYVSNPTTLFGAEITSVISGDLILANGTVPFTGSNGVESIIALEGCGPSTVDMTGKIALVRRGACSFTEKVKAAQVAGAIGVIVMDNVDGALVNMSGDDGSIVIPAVFVSKVDGDILEAAVSTEVVTGSLNPQIGTLNATLVPGIQFVNDIKVRDNNGVSEVYVAAGDSFYSAANTGTILSGAEFGLYKSVDNGVSWNELSLPLTTDGNKHCPNDIEIGADNKLWVSTINSTIFGDGGGEVFSSIDGNTFTMSHTVAEASRTQIAVSETDPGVVYILAEGNDTDPVIMEKTIDGFVSTTSMSLPNDVDTDIDANDFARGQAFYDLMLEVDPNNDQIVYAGGIDLFKSFDAGVSWVQFTHWYGWFGYQEVHADQHAMTFANGSSTIMAFGNDGGVYYSANGSALTESRNKDFNTSQFYTVGVAPTTAFTGDYFAGGLQDNGTHLFEDANTTQADASREAYGGDGAYTFFDQDGTDQYFIRNYVYNSGVYLYDLSTDTDVVINDESDRNGAFINPQALDSNLDILYSNYSSDGNSIIRRYSGIKSQGTLEAVSLTDPEMDSTPTAFTVSPYTTTTSTLLVGTVLGDIFLVENADGATPVFTELDLSNVIVGSVSDLEFGRSEDEIFLTVHNYGVQSIWYTDDGGAVWQEKEGDLPDMPVKAILQNPLNTNEVIIGTDLGVWSTTNFSEASPNWSQAFNGMTNVKVTDLDLRDDNMVFAATYGRGIFSGEFKLDSNGDEDGDGILNGVDNCVYTANADQTDADGDGVGDVCQDSDNDGILDSEDNCVNTANADQVDTDGDGVGDACQDDDGDGVFADVDNCLDIANPGQEDTNGNGIGDVCDTSHLSSDNISLEIISERCEDQDNGTVIVNVNETYVTYTATVVGNGVSLSEQITTNTFAFEDLAVGSYTVCVSINDTTYQQCFEISIEEADVIDLQIVNNNNDSGITYVEVSRGTAPYTVVFNGEVVQITSIPNFELELIGSGELEIKTAKACEGTYKTSIENTFNIIASPNPVINNLKITLPNSVTQSEVGVHVFDVNGRLVIDKNYARGGVNFIEVPFSNLNKGIYFIKLDVETSEVFKIIKK; encoded by the coding sequence ATGAAAAAGAAAATTACTATCCTAACGTTGTGCGTTTTAGTGTGTATCGCTTTATTTACTTTATCTAAAAATAATGATATTGAGATAATAGAGCAATCAGAGACTAGAAGTATCCACAAAAAAAACTTAGAAAATAGTCCTTTTAAGGATGTTCTTAAATTAAGTAAGCCTGAAAGAAGAGCAGCAGGTCTTACGCCTAATAAGTATTATGAACAAGAATGGGAGTTGACAATGAATCCTGTTTTAGGAAGGCCGACTTCAGAAGGTTTAAAGCAAATTAAAGCTGATCAGCAATTAAAGCGACAGGCTTTTTTAGCATCTGGCAGGGTGCCTGGTGATGGTCTTGATAATAGTTGGTTAGAAAGAGGGCCAAATAATGTAGGAGGAAGAACAAGAGCTATAATGTTTGATCCTAATGACGCAACTAACGAAACGCTTTTTGCAGGAGGTGTTAGTGGTGGTTTATGGAAAAACACAAATATTTCAAATGTTAATTCAAGTTGGATTAGAGTTGATATTGCCGAAAATTTAGCGGTTACTTGTATTACTTATGACCCTAATAATTCTAATATATTTTATTTAGGTACTGGAGAGTCATATGTTTCAGGTGATGTTAATGGTGATGGTGTATGGAAGTCGGAAGATGCTGGAGTATCATGGACTAAAGTCCTTGGAGGGATATCAGGTCCAACTACAGTTGAGACTATAATTAATACTGTTACGATTAACAGTCCAAGTGGTATAGCTGGAGAATATGTAAGTAATCCTACTACTCTTTTTGGGGCAGAAATTACTTCAGTTATTTCTGGAGATTTAATTTTGGCCAATGGAACAGTACCTTTTACGGGGAGTAATGGTGTCGAATCTATTATTGCATTAGAAGGTTGTGGTCCTTCTACAGTCGATATGACAGGTAAAATAGCTTTAGTTCGTAGGGGGGCATGTTCCTTTACTGAAAAAGTAAAGGCAGCTCAAGTTGCTGGAGCGATTGGAGTTATAGTAATGGATAATGTGGACGGTGCATTAGTAAATATGTCGGGTGATGATGGTAGCATTGTAATTCCGGCAGTTTTTGTATCAAAAGTAGATGGGGATATTCTTGAGGCTGCTGTTAGTACAGAGGTTGTTACTGGGTCATTAAATCCGCAAATAGGAACATTAAATGCGACTTTAGTACCAGGAATACAATTTGTTAATGATATTAAAGTCAGAGATAATAATGGAGTTTCTGAAGTATATGTTGCAGCAGGAGATAGTTTTTATAGTGCAGCAAACACGGGAACAATTTTATCAGGAGCAGAGTTTGGTTTGTACAAATCTGTAGATAACGGAGTTAGTTGGAATGAATTAAGTTTACCATTAACAACAGATGGTAATAAACATTGTCCTAATGATATTGAAATCGGAGCTGATAATAAACTTTGGGTGTCTACAATTAATAGTACTATTTTTGGTGATGGAGGAGGAGAAGTATTTAGCTCTATAGATGGTAATACTTTTACTATGAGTCATACTGTAGCTGAAGCTTCTAGAACACAAATTGCGGTTTCTGAAACGGACCCAGGTGTAGTTTATATATTAGCTGAGGGTAATGATACTGATCCAGTTATCATGGAGAAGACTATTGATGGTTTTGTAAGTACGACTTCAATGAGTCTTCCTAATGATGTAGATACAGATATTGATGCTAATGATTTTGCAAGAGGGCAAGCCTTTTACGATTTAATGTTAGAAGTCGATCCAAATAACGATCAAATCGTTTATGCTGGAGGTATTGATTTATTTAAATCTTTTGATGCGGGAGTGTCTTGGGTGCAATTTACACATTGGTATGGATGGTTTGGTTATCAAGAAGTACATGCAGATCAACATGCCATGACTTTTGCTAATGGGTCATCAACAATAATGGCATTTGGTAATGATGGAGGCGTATATTACTCTGCTAATGGAAGTGCGCTTACAGAAAGTAGAAATAAGGATTTTAATACGTCTCAATTTTACACGGTTGGTGTAGCGCCAACAACTGCCTTTACTGGAGATTATTTTGCAGGAGGACTACAAGATAATGGAACACATTTATTTGAAGACGCTAATACAACTCAAGCAGATGCTTCGAGGGAAGCCTATGGAGGTGATGGTGCCTATACTTTTTTTGATCAAGACGGTACAGATCAGTACTTTATAAGAAATTATGTATATAATTCAGGAGTGTATCTATATGATTTATCAACAGATACAGATGTCGTTATTAATGATGAATCGGATCGTAATGGTGCTTTTATTAATCCTCAAGCACTAGATTCGAACTTAGATATTTTGTATTCTAATTATTCTTCGGATGGAAACAGTATTATTAGACGATACTCAGGGATTAAATCTCAAGGGACTTTAGAAGCAGTAAGTTTAACAGATCCAGAGATGGACTCTACACCTACAGCATTTACAGTTTCTCCTTATACAACAACAACTTCTACGCTTTTAGTCGGGACAGTTTTGGGAGATATATTTCTTGTAGAAAATGCAGATGGTGCAACACCAGTATTTACAGAGTTAGATTTGAGTAATGTTATTGTAGGTAGTGTTTCTGATTTAGAATTTGGTAGATCAGAAGATGAAATATTTTTAACTGTTCATAATTATGGTGTTCAAAGTATTTGGTATACTGATGATGGTGGAGCTGTTTGGCAAGAAAAAGAAGGTGATTTGCCTGATATGCCAGTTAAAGCTATTTTGCAAAACCCATTAAACACAAACGAAGTTATTATAGGTACAGATTTAGGTGTTTGGTCTACTACTAATTTTTCCGAGGCTAGTCCAAATTGGAGTCAAGCTTTTAACGGAATGACAAATGTTAAAGTAACAGATTTAGATTTACGAGATGATAATATGGTTTTTGCGGCAACTTATGGTCGTGGTATTTTTTCTGGAGAGTTTAAGCTGGATAGCAATGGGGATGAAGATGGTGATGGTATATTAAATGGTGTAGATAATTGTGTTTATACAGCTAATGCTGATCAGACTGATGCAGATGGTGATGGTGTTGGAGATGTTTGCCAGGATTCGGATAATGATGGTATCTTAGATAGTGAAGATAATTGTGTCAATACAGCTAATGCTGATCAAGTGGATACAGATGGTGATGGTGTTGGAGATGCGTGTCAAGATGATGATGGTGATGGTGTATTTGCAGATGTAGATAATTGTTTAGACATTGCTAATCCAGGACAAGAAGATACAAACGGAAACGGAATTGGAGATGTTTGCGATACAAGTCATTTAAGTTCTGATAATATTTCATTAGAAATTATTTCAGAAAGATGTGAAGACCAAGACAACGGGACAGTCATTGTAAATGTTAATGAAACGTACGTAACTTATACCGCTACTGTTGTTGGAAATGGAGTGAGTTTATCAGAGCAGATTACAACGAATACATTTGCTTTTGAAGACCTAGCGGTAGGTTCTTATACCGTTTGTGTATCGATAAATGATACAACTTACCAACAATGTTTTGAAATTAGTATTGAAGAAGCAGATGTTATTGATTTACAAATTGTGAATAACAATAACGATTCTGGTATTACTTATGTAGAAGTTAGTAGAGGTACGGCTCCTTATACAGTCGTTTTTAATGGAGAAGTCGTGCAAATTACTAGTATTCCAAATTTTGAATTAGAACTTATTGGTTCTGGTGAGTTAGAAATTAAAACAGCAAAAGCTTGTGAGGGAACTTATAAAACTTCAATTGAAAATACGTTTAATATAATAGCAAGTCCAAACCCAGTAATTAATAATCTTAAAATTACCCTGCCAAACTCTGTTACTCAGTCAGAGGTAGGTGTTCATGTTTTTGATGTCAATGGTAGATTGGTGATTGATAAAAATTATGCTAGAGGTGGGGTAAACTTTATTGAGGTGCCTTTTTCAAATTTAAATAAAGGAATTTATTTTATTAAATTAGATGTGGAGACTTCGGAGGTTTTTAAAATTATAAAAAAATAA